The following proteins come from a genomic window of Proteiniphilum propionicum:
- the mnmA gene encoding tRNA 2-thiouridine(34) synthase MnmA, with protein MKIAALVSGGVDSSVVVHQLKEMGYDPTIYYIKIGMEDKDGYIDCPSEEDIEIVSYIAAKYGCNFEVVSLHKEYWDSVVRYTIESVKRGLTPNPDMMCNKLIKFGIFEQKWGHCFDKIATGHYATTTEQEGLTWLSTAKDRVKDQTYFLGQINYVQISRLMFPIGNLLKSEVRAIAAKQKLPSAQRKDSQGICFLGKVNYNDFIERYLGRKEGLIVELETGNILGKHQGFWFHTIGQRKGLGLSGGPWFVIKKDVDRNIVYVSKGYDTKHQYGEVINLQGFDFITGDVWGDFDDEKEITFKIRHTPEFTSGKISKIGDMYRIYSDKPIQGIAAGQFGVVYDKECRLCLGSGMII; from the coding sequence ATGAAGATAGCAGCTTTAGTTTCAGGCGGAGTAGACAGTTCGGTTGTGGTGCATCAGTTGAAAGAGATGGGCTACGATCCGACAATTTATTACATAAAAATAGGGATGGAAGACAAAGACGGCTATATTGATTGTCCTTCGGAGGAAGATATAGAGATAGTGTCATACATTGCTGCTAAATATGGCTGCAATTTCGAGGTTGTATCGTTACACAAGGAATATTGGGACAGCGTAGTCCGATACACAATTGAGTCAGTCAAACGAGGCCTTACTCCCAATCCCGATATGATGTGCAACAAGCTGATAAAGTTCGGAATATTTGAACAAAAATGGGGACACTGTTTCGACAAGATTGCCACCGGCCATTATGCAACAACAACAGAACAAGAGGGCCTGACCTGGCTCTCTACGGCGAAAGACCGCGTTAAGGACCAAACATATTTCCTGGGACAGATAAACTATGTACAGATATCCAGGCTGATGTTCCCCATTGGCAACCTGCTTAAATCGGAAGTACGGGCAATTGCTGCAAAGCAGAAACTGCCATCGGCGCAACGCAAAGACAGCCAGGGAATATGCTTCCTAGGGAAAGTAAATTATAACGATTTTATTGAACGATATCTGGGGCGTAAGGAAGGGCTTATAGTTGAGCTTGAAACTGGCAATATACTGGGAAAACATCAGGGGTTCTGGTTCCACACCATCGGCCAGCGCAAAGGGCTTGGATTGAGTGGTGGCCCCTGGTTCGTGATAAAAAAAGATGTAGACAGGAATATAGTATATGTTTCAAAAGGATACGATACTAAACATCAATACGGAGAAGTTATCAATCTTCAGGGCTTTGATTTTATTACCGGAGATGTGTGGGGCGACTTCGATGACGAGAAAGAGATAACGTTCAAAATAAGGCATACACCAGAATTCACCAGTGGAAAGATTTCCAAAATAGGCGATATGTACCGTATTTACTCCGATAAACCCATACAGGGGATAGCTGCAGGACAGTTTGGCGTTGTGTATGACAAAGAGTGCCGTTTATGCCTGGGCAGCGGTATGATTATCTGA